Proteins encoded by one window of Microcebus murinus isolate Inina chromosome 2, M.murinus_Inina_mat1.0, whole genome shotgun sequence:
- the UBXN10 gene encoding UBX domain-containing protein 10 has product MATEAPVNIAPPERSAAVSSAADSFVWQPKPLNMHVTRPKSAKGRTRPSLHKSQGTGVCFPQIPSSPPPAIPCESPSSQKPVACAPKSPKQGALDEIPESLLQQVPHGASSSLNKYPVLPSISRKSLEEGAVDTVAEQASSLQLSSIRALYQKETCTLKTSEEASRAQAYALERKFIMHSKRQGSSRPRNLEEPSDQEPRLLLAVRSPSGQRFVRYFRPTDDLQTVVAVAEQKNKTCYGHCSIETMEVPRRRFSDLTRSLQECRIPHKSVLGISQEDMEGWP; this is encoded by the coding sequence ATGGCCACAGAAGCCCCTGTGAACATAGCACCACCTGAACGCAGCGCTGCTGTCAGCTCCGCAGCCGACAGCTTCGTTTGGCAGCCAAAGCCACTAAACATGCACGTCACAAGGCCCAAGTCTGCCAAGGGACGGACACGGCCGAGTCTGCACAAATCCCAGGGCACAGGGGTGTGCTTTCCCCAAATACCGTCTTCTCCGCCTCCAGCCATTCCCTGTGAGTCGCCAAGCAGCCAAAAGCCAGTAGCTTGTGCACCCAAATCTCCAAAACAGGGAGCTTTGGATGAGATCCCTGAGTCGCTGCTGCAGCAAGTGCCTCATGGGGCTTCCTCTTCTCTCAATAAATACCCCGTCCTTCCTTCCATCAGCAGGAAGagcctggaggagggggctgtggacACAGTCGCTGAGCAGGCCAGCTCGCTGCAGCTGAGCAGCATCCGGGCTCTTTACCAAAAGGAGACCTGCACCTTGAAGACAAGTGAAGAAGCTTCCAGAGCTCAAGCTTATGCCTTGGAGAGGAAATTCATCATGCATAGCAAGAGACAGGGCTCCTCCAGGCCCAGAAACCTGGAGGAACCATCAGACCAAGAACCAAGGCTGCTGCTTGCCGTCAGATCTCCATCAGGCCAAAGGTTTGTACGGTATTTCCGGCCAACTGATGATTTGCAAACCGTCGTTGCGGTGGctgaacaaaagaacaaaacctGCTATGGACACTGCAGCATCGAAACCATGGAGGTGCCCAGGAGACGTTTTTCTGACCTCACCAGATCTCTGCAAGAGTGCAGAATCCCCCACAAGTCGGTGCTGGGCATCTCACAGGAAGACATGGAGGGGTGGCCCTGA